TTTTCTCTCACCTCCTCTCCTTCCActttgaaacttttttctttaaaagaaattaaatacttCTTTTGATTCTCATAACAGGTTGCATTgccatatttttttcattgcctGTCTTTCCACCTAGCCACTCCCCCATGTCCATAAACTATCAATATATTCACCTTAATTTTTCACTTAACATGGACCCTGGTACATAGTGGGCTTATTAGATGAATGCCTGCATCCTGGATAAGGTGCTTCCAGTAACTTCAGATTCTTTTCTCTTGATCCAATCAGAAAAGCAATCTCTTGCCATCCTTTCAACTTTAGTATTATATTTTCCCTTGAAAAACTAagatatttttctccctttactAAGTGTGAgcatgagtcttttttttttttttttaccagacaTTGGACAAGGCAGCCTGTAGACTGActtgcaattttaaaacattttttactgtgaaatataacttatatataaaaaagagataaatttgaaagtacattttaactagaagtttcagaacaaatttcaaaatatggtataggttatagttccatcatttcaagtgtttccttctagctgctctaagatactgaagagtaaaaagaaatatcaatgtaatgattcagcagtcatactcatttgttaaatcctatcttctctgatacaactcctccttctcctgtgacccttctcccactttttttgggatatttgggcaatgaccattttaacttcataTTGAAAAGTAGTGTCACCATTATGACCTGTACTTTTTTTGGAATAAGAGGTAAGGAAAAGGTAACAGTCATTCTTGGAAACATAGCTCAATTCAAGTCTGAAtgacagaaggagagagaaatttaCGTGCCTTTGAATTCTTCCCTGTCTTCTGTagttaattcttaaatttttcttcaGATGACCTTGGATGCCACCGGCATTCCCAGAACTCTTCTCAGTGCGGTCTTCACCTCCTGGTTCCTGAGACTGTAGACGAGAGGATTAAGGAGTGGAGTAACCACAGTGTAGGTCACTGCCACCAACTGATCTTTGTCTGAGGCAGACTTGGACTTGGGCCGAAGGTAGATGATGGAGGCACAGCCATAGTGGACGATGACCACGGTGAGGTGGGAAGCACAGGTGGCAAAGGCTTTCCTCTTGCCCTCAGCTGAGGGGATTTTCAGGATTGTGTTGACAATGAAGCCATAGGATATGAGAATTAACAGAAAAGGCACCATGATCACCAGGATGCTGAGGCTGAATAGTGCCAGCTCTTTAACGTGGGTGTCCGTGCAGGCCAACTTGATAACAGGTGCCATGTCACAGAAATAATGGTTGACCCTATTAGGACCACAAAAAGGCATGTCGTAGATGAGGTTGGTGGCCACCAAAGCAATAAGGAAACCCGTGACTCCTGACAGAGAAACCAACCCCAAGCCTAGCCTTTTGTTCATGATGAGTGTGTACCTCAGGGGATGGCAAATCGCTGCATAGCGGTCATATCCCATCACTGCAATGAGAAAACAGTTGGTACAGGCAAAgctaaggaagaagaaaagctgaGTGGCACAGGCCACGAAGGAGATGGTCTTGTGGACTGAGAGGAGATGTGTCAGAAGCTGAGGAATTATGACGAAAGTATAGCAGgattcagaaaaggaaaggatgaaGAGAAAACCATACATGGGATTGTGGAGAGTCCGGCTGAAGTAGATGACTGCCATGATGGTTGCATTGGATACCAAAATGCTTAAATACAGGATAAGGAAGATGACAAAAAGCAGCAGCTGGAGTTCCCCTAGGCTAGAGAAGCCTACCAGAATGAACTGGGTTACCACAATGGTTCTGTTGAAACCTTGCATGAAGGTAACTTCTCTCTGGGAATGAGTGTAGAAGAGACAAAATGATAATTATCATTGTAATAAGAAAATTTCTCCtatgccttcatttttttctttcatttttttaattgtgagatataacatatatacaaaaaagcaataaatttccaagtacattttaacatgaggttatagaacaaattttgcagtttagtatgggttatggTTCTacgatttttcatttattcttctagctgctccaagacactggagaccaacagaaataacaatataatgattcagcagtcatattcatttgttaaatcttatcttctctgttatactcctccttctctttaaataacacatatatataaaggcaataaatttcaaagtactttgcagcaattagttgtagaacagatttcatagttcggtatgggttacaattccacaattttaggtttttatttctagctgctttaaggtactggagacgaaaaaaatatcagtataatgattcagcactcatactcatttggtaaaccttaccttctctgtataactccaccatcacctctggtcttttccccactctttagaGGCATTTGAGCTGTgcctattctaacattttcatattagaagaggctgttgataatatgggatagtgggatggaactagatgatgttctggaaaggctggccctctgcctttcaggacttatctggtccagggtcccatctggaggttgtaggttttggaaagttaccctagtgcatgggccctttgtagaatcttacataatgccctaagtattctctaggattgactggaatggttttggttgggatttggcaagctatgataggtagcaatgtctaactgaacaaATGCCTTCATTTTAAGTATCATATTGTCAGACCCAGAGCATTGATATTCCTTATATTCTCAATCTATctatatatcaatatttcttttgatgatttttacaagagattattaatttccaatgaTAGGGGAATGGCTAAGTATATTACAGAAATATCCAAAGGTTAAAAACACCAATAATAATTTAGCATTTACAAACCATGTAATGACATGAGAAAAGTCTCCCAGTATAAATGTAAAAGTAGGATATAAAGCCATATTTATAATAAGGTCAGAGGTGATTGTGGCTTTACTTatgatgtatttttatattttcaaaatatttaacaataaatatgTTTTAGCTTTATGATCCTAACagactatttccatctctttttggCTGTTGTGCAAACATTAACAAGGTTAATTTGCTGCCTCTAAAATCGATGTTATTATTTTCCAAACCCAAACCAAATTACTTTTGGATTATCCAAGAACCTAAATTATGTGTGTCACTTCTAACATCTCTTTGTGCAGGTGACTATCGATAATATGAGTCACTTGTCCTCTGATCACTTCTAATCACAACTGATGGCCTGCTTGGATGGGACAAGTAAGGGCAGCACATATCAGTGGCCAAATAGAATCAGCAGACAGGTACAATGATAAATgtaatcttattattttttatacaatttagatataatttatatatttacactACAAAAATCTTGTCTGAGTACAGTCAGTGAATCCAGCTCCTGTCTTTTAACCCACATCAGAAGGCATCTTTGAGGAGTCAGGATGGGTGTGGTGATTTCCGGGAGGAAGGGATACTCCCCATGCTGTGATTAGTatacttatttccatttttcagttttgaatGGGGGATATTCATGGCACTTGTGGTCTTAGAGGAAGAGTAAGCTATGTATGGGCCTGGTTTGCTTCAGGAaatgggttttcttttctcttcaaccTTCTCTCTACATCGTGCCATTTTGAAACTTTTTATCAGGGCACagttcatttaaaatatgcatcttGAGAGCAACATTTCTCAGGAACTAATTACAAACTTCCTTCCCTTAAATTTCATAAATAAACGTTAAGAAAATATGAATGTCGCATATtttagaatgaatgaacaaaaccTAATTTATAGTTTCATCttcttgtctgtttgttttaacTTGCCACGCAATGTGGCACTCctagttttttaaatgaaaagtaaaaacaaaatcctGTTGAGACCTTGTTGGATATCTCAAGTATTCTAACTTCCAGTCCTGTGTTCTAGCCATCTCATTCTCTGCCACCCATTCTTTGCCAGAAGAGTGTTTTCCCCCCAGGGACTAAAGCATAGTTCTATGCTACTTGCTTGAGTAAAATCCACTTCTGTTTTTACTAGAATTGTTCAATTTTAACCCAAAATATATTCTCTATGAGTTTAAGATTAAGGAGAGGATAGGGAAGGACAAAAGtggaaggaaagcagaaaagtcaaggacatGGCTAACACATTCAGAAGGTAAGTAAGGTCAACAGGAGATTTTCTCAGTTGTAATCATAGTGCTGCGATCAAACTGCTCCTAACTGTCCCTTAAAGCATcagcttcttctttttgtgaCTCAGACAAGAATTGGTTATATCTGAGATAGGCTGTATTTTTTGGTCACAACCATAGTACTACTTTTGCACCATTTGTCATGCTGTTTCCTAGATTTGTCCATTCTCTTCCTTATTCACAACCTTCTTAGACCTCTTCATGTACCATCTTCTCTAATAACTTCTTAACTGTTAGAGCTCACACAGATGCACTGTCCCTTCATAAGTTAGAGACCTTATAATTAGGTGTCTAGAGTGGATAGGCCAGATACtttcttgtattattttataattaatttgtcATTATATTTCTCATTTCCCCTTATATTATATACTCCTTTGGAGCAAGAGTCATAAAATGCATTCTAAATGATATgagtcccccccccccaccatactGGCTATATAATGCACTTTAATACTTAATGAATGATGGCACAGTTTAATTCTCCctccatttctgagctttctcATATACTACGATTTCCCCTAGAATGTGTTCTCTGAACTTCTATTCCATAGgattgttaaataaaatttttgacatttttctctaaattattttttatttaaaaagcctAGTTTGACAAACTTTCTTGCTCTTCAGTTACTTCCAATATTTGACTCCTTAGCATTCCACCATGGATGCTAAGGGGTGGTATGGCTTTATGTGCATGCACTTGGTGTGTCTGTGTATTCAATCAGAGTGGAAGCTTCTCTTatttcaaggaaaacaaaatgttttgCTTTGGTGCAGAGTACTTTTATAGCAACCAAAAACACGTATGCAAAGACATTCAAATTTGAAAaccttggaagaaaatatttccttcttcagatagtaactaaaaaagaaaatacacttaCTCACTTACGTCCAAGAGGTCAGAGAAATGACATATGGTGGGTTTGATGACTAACAGTCCTGGAGACCTTTTGAATGCTGAAGGAGGCAGCAGCAAAAGTTAAATGATTTGGAAAAAAGCATGGAGACACAACATAAAGGATTTATTTCGCTGCTCTGATATGTGGACCTTTTAAAATCTTAACTTAGAAGATGAAAATAGCTCAATCTATTTCCATATGTCAATTCGGTGTCTATAATTAGTTAGGAGATTATTTATAGCCTTTTGGGATTTTGAGGACTAGGGCCCTTGAGACTTAAGGAGAGCTAAAGCCAGAGACTAAACCTGAACAAGTATTAAATCAGGAGAGAATAATTCATATTGCAAAAACTTCCCATGTAGAAAAGTATTCTTGTATGATGGAGTatactttctgaaaaaaaaaaatttgcaaatcacTGAGATGCCAGGATAAACCAAGTTCTCTAACCTGAAGATTAACATGCAGCTTGATTTGATTAAGGCATAAAAGATGAGGGCAGGCGCTGGTGAATGCAGGTACACTAGGCACTGGCGGGGGTTTATGTGGATAGTCTCTGTACTGTTCTATATCTGAAGCCTGAATTAAAAGTCAAATGACTGGATTGCTTTGTTCACTTCAGGTAGCTATTGCAAGAAGATGACATTTATTCAGTAACCATTTGCTCAGTGCCATGACTTAAAAAGCAGTGCATCGAAGATAAATACGTTGCAGGAATTTATCTGATCTAATCAGGAAGGAAGACATAAACACAACTGTACATAATAAGAGGCCAATGAAACATGAGTCAGTGAGCGAAGGGGCAGCTAGAAGGATGAGCACCTCAGAGAAGACCCTTTCCAACGCGACCAGGACTAAAATGCAGCTAGTGATTTTAGGAATAAAAACATTCTGGAAGAAAAAAGCTACATATAAATGtaaccaaacagaataaaaagtcaaaatgaaTGTTTTCTGCTTAGAACATGCAAGGGGAAAAGTAATGAGGAAGAAGacagactttctatttctggtAGTGGCTGGTCTGATTATTTGGGCAAACTTTGTTtctgaaaataactaaaattgctggaaaatatttttaaattattcataaataaaattaaaactgaaagtaGAGAAGGAATTTCCAGGCCAAAAtttgagaagaaaacaagaactcaGACAGATGAGCAGAACACTGGAAGTTGCTTCTACTCTAAGGGCATTTGCCTATCTATATGGAAATTGCAAACCTGAGCTGTAAATTTGAGAGTTTCACAAATTTGAGAGGCTGACAAAAGTCAAAGTTCAGAGCTCATCGAAGGTAGTGGTCAGAAATGTCCATCCTCTACTCTAAGCTGGAAGTCTGAATGACAGCATCTTAAGATAAAGCTGTATTAGAACTAAACCCACCCTTTACCCCACTGCTAAGGATGTACTGATGGAAAAGTTACCTTGCTACTAAGCaaaggcatgggggtgggggaagcagcCTATCCCTGAGAGGTTTACAACACAAGCAGGTGGGACTTGTAGCTCACTGGGACTTGTAGCTCAAATTTGCATCACCAGTTGATTCAAGAAACCTCAAACTCTGAATTTAATGTAAAGTGGATCTAAATGGATAGCACTGCTAAGGATCTGCCAGAATCAAACACAGATTCTCTTTGGTGGAAGGCAATTTTTCGCAacttctgaaaatgaaaaaagtaaaaattacaaaaacGAAACCAAACAAATATCAAACTCTCATGGACATGACGCATGAAGAAATTAGCCATGCCCAACATGAATACATTTGTATGATGactaagaaaaagcaataatatggagattgtatgcaggacagagTTAATGTCTGGGGTGGTGATACCTGAGAAGAGGCACAATAGAACCTTATGAGGTTCCCATAATATTCAATTTATGATCAGGCATgttccatttgtaaaaaaaattcagcaagctATACACTTAGGATTTGGGTACTTTTCTGTATGCTATGCTTGAATTAAAAGAATTACTTttgttaaaatatacatattaggATTTCCTCTTTAGGAGATGGTGGACTAGCTAATTGGGAACAACTCAACTCAAAACTTGTGGAGGTCATGAGCCCAGCTTCCCTTTAGTgggctgtgatggttagtttccggtgtcaacttggccaggtgattaaGCCCAGGTGACtgctcaggcaagcactggcctaatcattgctacaagaatattttgtgactggttgataaaccagaagtctggtgtagtagatcatcagtcagttggttgcagctgtggctgatcacatctacaaaatattatattaatagcaaaaacaatgagaaaagccACAAAGGCAGGgctatttattcattttgcttaCTGATGCATGTCAAGGGTTATAACAGTGCATAGACCAATAaatatatgtatcaataaaaattcttgaacaaataaataaatgaaagacaagaaaatcccccatgtttgaaactttaggaagcacacttctaaataaccaggagtttaagaagaaataatactttAGAGAGATTGTATTTGAAAAACATTATGTAGAAATTTGTGAGATTCAGCTAAAACATTACTTGGAAGGAAATATATAGCCATAAATACCCAAATTAGGAAAGAAGAAGATCTGAAAGGTACATGTATAGCCTTAAAATCACATATTAGAATATatgccaaaaaaggaaaaaggaaaagaaaggttaTGGTAAAGGGAGGTGttaatagttaggttcaggtgtcaacttagccagttgttttgttgctgtggatttaagtcatcagcatgtgaaagtCAACTTTGGCTGATTACAGCCATTGTTGGTCAAGGGtttgccttccacaatgagtgaggttttaAAGGGgaggtcagaagaaagagaaacagctcagtacAGCCCAGCAGAGTTCATTCAGTCCAGCCCAACTCAgaactcagagctcagagctggttCAGATCTAGATGTCTGGAGACGCGGAAAGGAACCACTCCAGGGAAAGCTGTTCGAACctagaacccagcagacatcgccatgtgcctcctcaaattagtaaatttgtaactaaataaatcctctttataaaagccaatccatctcagggATATTTCATCCTGGCAACCTTAGCAAATCAAAGTAGGAGGAGTTAATATAGTCAAATGAAAAGAAACTTGCATCACAGATCAACAAAGTCAAAATGGCTCTTTGAAAACTGACATATTTCTGGTGAtattagagaaagaaaacctaatcaacaatatcagaaatgatgAAGAGGATCTGACCACAGATGCTGCAGGGAATAACAAGTTAATTGCATCCTGTGAAGAATGTTATGccacatatacatttataatttacATGAAAATCAGTGAATTCCTAGTGAAATAAACCTTAAATTGATTGCATCTTAATGAGCTTGGGCATTTATGTAGCCACTAAACAATTTCATGATTTATAAACtattcaagaaagaaaagtccagacccAGATGGTTTCGATAATATAATTTTAACGATTAACAAATTCTTCAGAGAATATAAAGAGAGAATAATccccaactcattttataaagccagTGTAACTTTTTTCAAAACCCAATGAGAACtgtaagagaagtgaaaatttCACACCAATTTTcactcataaatatatatatatatatatttatctttgtatgCATATATCTCAAAAACATGTCCTAAGTATCAACATTTTTGTATGCTGCCTCACCATCCATCTTACTTTGGCTAAGTCACTTGCCTCAACACTGACCCTTGGCCTAATTAATTTACAAAAACTTTTCACTCTTGGGATGAAAACTCCCCTAGAGCGCAAACCCTATCTGCAGACACTCCCGTTCCACCCGCACATCTCATCCCAAACCGACAGCTGGTCCCAAATGATAAGCTAGCCATCCCCACCACCTCGGACCCCAGTCCCTTTCCTTTCCGCATGcatttgctttaaactaaccTGTCCTTGACTCCCATGAGAAATCTACTCACCTACATGCCTGGTCCTCAATAAAGGCACAGGCTCCTCGTCCCTCTTGCTCTTCTTGTGTGCTGCCCATCTGTTGGTTCAGTCACCCAAGGTGATTGCGCTTCCTGTCAAGCCCTCATGACACTTCTCTCTTTCTGGGACCCGTGAGTAATACTTTACCTTTTCTCATGCATGAAGGCCTAGGTCTCCCACTGTGTAATACCTGACCTCCAAAgcaacccaaatttaaaatctaaCGTGAGTAATTTGAAacaaaaatacacatacatacatcctAGGCAAATGTtagcacatattttaaaaacataatacaaAATAACCAAAGCTCAGTTTAATCCACAAAATGTATGAGATAGtcttttaacatttgaaaaattttaattttattccttaCCGGAACTGATTAAAGGAGGAAATCTTATAATCACTCATAATAAAAACTTTGAGCAAAATAGGAACAGAAACTACTTTGTGAAATGTAGAATGTTTTCCCTTTGAGATAAAAACCAATAGCCCATTATGTTCTACTCAATATTTTACCAGAGGTCCTAGAGTACAGTAAAAtgataaaagtaaattaaaaagtaaataaaaggtaAAGAAGAATCAAATTGTCAATGTTTGCATATAATGTGATTGGGTACATAGAAGTAAAAATTATGTACAGAGAAATAATTTGAATTAGAGTGTTTAGCAAAGTCGCTACATACAAAAATTATATTagaaatcaattgcatttctaagTATACAGCAAGAAATTTGAAAGATAAATGAGATACTGTTTTTAAAAGCACaaagtagaaataaatctaaaatatgACATCCCAGACCTCagcacagaaaattataaaattttattcaaagGCATTAGAGAAGATCTATATGAATGAAGACATATAAATGATCTACATACATGAGAATTCAGCATCTGATAAAAGCTGCATTTGATATCAGCAGATGAAAGGATAGATTGCACTACAAATATTTAAGACCCATTAATAATATTCCTAGCAACACTAATTGCGTGggtatataattttgtatattCCAAACACTATATAATGTTATATTAACCTATTGCATaagtaatatatattataatttaatagatgaggcaactgagacacagagagcttaagtaacttgcccaaggtcccatCACCAGTAAGTGGAAGAACTAAACCCAGATAATAAGGCTAAATAATTCATATTCTTATCCTGTATACTATGCTCTCTGTATAAGTAAAAACAGAAGAAtatgaaccattttggaaaaattgtgaaaaaatataAGAACAGGCAATTTACAGGtgaaaaaagggagaagaacaaaaatataagTAGTAAAAAATCGAAACTAAAATTAGATACTTTTTATCTATTATgtattatactggcaaaaaaataaaacagttgaaTATGTTCATTTTGGTCCAGGATGCTAAGGGATTGGCACTTTCTTATATCGCCAGGGATTTAAGGGGACAAACTTAATACTCTTTTTGAAGTCGGTTTGGCATTGCCTGTCTAAAATATAAAGAGTATCATACTCTACCATTAACAATTTCACATCTAATATTTAATTTTACCCAATACTTACAAAATTATGCAAATCTGTATACTGTATGTATGTTTCTTCATTGCAGCAATGTTTGTTTAAAATGACAAGTACTCATAGTGAGATGGGCAAATAGTGTATTGGTTCAGTGTTTGCCTCTGGAGTGAATCCATTATTTGCCTATTGTTTTTCATCCTGTGATGATGGGCAATCTACTAAAGTTCTCTGTACCTCTGTTTCTCTAGCTGTAAAGtagatgtaataataataatattattgcaTGTGATAACAAATAACAATACCAGACTCAGGGCTCATTGTGATTAAAAACAGGTATAATTTGTGTAAAGTGCTCACAGCAGGCTGCTATTAATCTGTTATTATTCTTATGGTTATTAGACAGGTGTTTAGAAAATCAGGTTCATATAaggaaccaaagaaaaaatagataaattgaccTTAGTTCAAATTAAAAACGTTTGTGTTTCAAAGGATACCATCAAAGAAGTAAAAGAGAACccacagaatgtgagaaaatatttgaaaatcatttatctgataagggtcgaatatccagaatacataaagaactcaaataattcattaatcaaaagaaaaataacccaattaaaaatacgtaaaggatctgaatagacatttgtccaagaaatatatacaaatggacaataagcaagtgaaaagatggtcaacattactaacctttagggaaatgcaaatcaaatcacaatgagataccacttcacatccacaagGATGGCTATAATTAAATAAGGGAGAATAGGACAGTGATCAGCAGGGGTTGTGGGCATAGGGAAGGAGGAGTGATTGTAAATGCCCACAGGGTTTCCTTTTTGGGTGATGAAAGTGTTCTTGtattagatagtggtgatagtcGCTCAATTTTGTGCACATACTAAAATCTATTGAATTCTACACTTTAAAAAAGGTGAACATTGTGGTGtgtgaattatatatcaataaaaaagaatcagGTTCAGTCACAAATACAGACTTGAAAGATGTTTATAA
This is a stretch of genomic DNA from Tamandua tetradactyla isolate mTamTet1 chromosome 4, mTamTet1.pri, whole genome shotgun sequence. It encodes these proteins:
- the OR10T2 gene encoding olfactory receptor 10T2; translated protein: MQGFNRTIVVTQFILVGFSSLGELQLLLFVIFLILYLSILVSNATIMAVIYFSRTLHNPMYGFLFILSFSESCYTFVIIPQLLTHLLSVHKTISFVACATQLFFFLSFACTNCFLIAVMGYDRYAAICHPLRYTLIMNKRLGLGLVSLSGVTGFLIALVATNLIYDMPFCGPNRVNHYFCDMAPVIKLACTDTHVKELALFSLSILVIMVPFLLILISYGFIVNTILKIPSAEGKRKAFATCASHLTVVIVHYGCASIIYLRPKSKSASDKDQLVAVTYTVVTPLLNPLVYSLRNQEVKTALRRVLGMPVASKVI